In the genome of Hymenobacter taeanensis, one region contains:
- a CDS encoding DUF3320 domain-containing protein, which produces MDSDSSVFPATPTQSTTISLAARLEASRQELLDLGLRNPLLNFRLSKAQGVAVVQEDAALVYEVLVSQGKTMYFQAAPEPRKNILSATTEPLGESAAEEAAAVTPLPEITAEERQALLTDNKLQTAEPLVKLESRLLNTYYTARTSLEEQGVNILYLALGMLTWYEAESSEEARQAPLVLVPVLLERGTAAERFKLRYTGAEIESNLSLQTKLKAGFGVVLPPLEEETALPDYYAAVGAGVAGFPRWQVEPNRIALGFFSFGKFMLYRDLDPATWPGGATLLDHPAIEALLGTATGFHDAAPTVSDTAFLDNESTAHELHQVLDADSSQLLALLAVQEGRNLVVQGPPGTGKSQTIANLLAEAIGAGKKVLFVAEKMAALEVVKRRLDALGLGAACLELHSHKANKKALHDELRQTLSLGRPAAVANVEDQMAQLPRYRQALNDYALAVNAPIGRSRRTAQQVAGELLRLADERGPTELPRIAFSDLTNWTDAAAAHTEALAARLQATLQKLGSPKELLFWGSELTVLLPAEQAALAARLDAAQAAVASLQAAAQALAEQLGLPVPEERTAAEQLLPAARHAQLAPPLPGAAVADVAWLQQASHIQEGLAAGLAYKALRQQHEATLLPEAWDQQLLMERAALLAAGDKWWNFLSGEYRRARKRLQSFWRGPLPKESSGIITVIDAIHEAARYAKAITEISGLGQQLFGVSWQGERSDWPTLLKTQAYLTLTHQRIARGELPGALLAYLQGETNPGEIVEPLAALETALVLHRTTVQAVADALQLNEMRRFGPAGRLQFQPFETQQRILAAWAADVPALRLTTEWNNVAAAVQTEQLPELLLLAESWPHAPRLLAAAVRQTWLEHLQRQAYKQHPALRQFERASHEETAARFRQADQDSLYHNRIRALRQHYEGLPHPQAGGQMLLLRNEFAKKTRHLPLRKLMQQAGRAVQAIKPVFMMSPLSVANYLPPGAVEFDLVVFDEASQVKPVDALGAIARGKQLVVVGDSKQLPPTSFFDSLTGSGEEADEENVTADIQSILELCKARQMPERMLRWHYRSLHQSLIAASNHLSYEDKLVIFPSPGGQGQLGLVYHHLPTTHYERGTTRTNPLEAQAVAEAVLHHARTTPRLTLGVVAFSTAQRQAIQDALEKLRRQHPETEAFFNRHPHEPFFIKNLENVQGDERDVILISVGYGRTKEGYLTMSFGPLNGEGGERRLNVLITRAKQRCEVFTNLTADDLDLTRTRAKGVAALKTFLNFAQHGRLNQNEETGREMESPFEEAVYRALTAHGYTVRPQIGSQGFYIDLAVVDPDQPGRYVLGIECDGAMYHSARSARDRDRLRQQVLEAVGWRLHRIWSTDWFRDPQRETERVVQAIEEARRRAAQDDSDEPEETEAALEATGASIEREELSATQTMAEPYQVAQLPAAVGHRELHQHSLGQLANWLTQIVRIESPIHLDEATRRLAQASGATQVGARMRKAGRDAALLATNLRHLRQQGDFLWDISMQQPPLRDRSNLPAISRKLPFVAPEELARALRTVVEQSFALPREAVFLPTVRLLGFSRLSDDMRQQLEPALTGLLERGEIEEVNGILRPI; this is translated from the coding sequence ATGGACTCAGATTCTTCGGTTTTTCCTGCTACCCCTACGCAATCCACTACCATTTCCCTTGCTGCCCGCCTGGAGGCCTCCCGTCAGGAGCTGCTAGACCTGGGTCTGCGTAATCCGCTGCTTAACTTTCGGCTTTCCAAAGCCCAGGGCGTGGCCGTAGTGCAGGAAGACGCTGCGCTGGTATATGAGGTGCTGGTGAGCCAGGGGAAAACTATGTACTTCCAGGCCGCCCCGGAGCCTCGTAAGAATATACTTTCTGCTACTACTGAACCGCTTGGTGAATCCGCCGCGGAAGAAGCCGCTGCCGTTACGCCGCTGCCGGAGATTACCGCGGAGGAGCGCCAGGCCTTGCTTACCGATAATAAGCTGCAAACCGCTGAGCCGCTGGTTAAGCTGGAGAGCCGCTTGCTCAACACCTATTACACCGCCCGAACCAGCCTGGAAGAGCAGGGCGTGAACATTCTATACCTGGCACTGGGCATGCTGACCTGGTACGAGGCCGAGAGCAGCGAGGAGGCTCGCCAAGCGCCGCTGGTGCTGGTACCCGTACTGCTGGAGCGTGGCACCGCAGCCGAGCGGTTTAAGCTACGCTACACCGGAGCCGAAATTGAGAGTAACCTGTCCTTGCAAACCAAGCTGAAGGCTGGCTTTGGGGTGGTGCTGCCGCCGCTGGAGGAGGAAACGGCGCTGCCCGACTACTATGCCGCCGTGGGCGCTGGCGTGGCCGGGTTTCCGCGCTGGCAGGTAGAGCCCAACCGCATTGCGCTGGGCTTCTTCTCCTTCGGTAAGTTCATGCTTTACCGCGACCTGGACCCTGCCACCTGGCCTGGAGGTGCCACTCTGCTCGACCATCCGGCCATTGAGGCACTCCTGGGCACGGCCACCGGTTTCCACGACGCGGCCCCCACGGTGAGCGACACCGCCTTTCTCGACAACGAAAGCACCGCCCACGAGCTGCACCAAGTACTGGATGCCGACAGCTCCCAACTGCTGGCGCTGCTGGCGGTGCAGGAAGGACGTAACCTGGTAGTGCAGGGCCCGCCCGGCACCGGGAAGTCGCAGACCATTGCCAACCTGCTGGCGGAAGCCATTGGGGCAGGCAAGAAGGTGTTGTTTGTAGCAGAAAAGATGGCCGCTTTGGAGGTGGTAAAGCGCCGCTTAGATGCCCTGGGCCTGGGCGCGGCCTGCCTGGAGCTACATAGCCACAAGGCCAACAAAAAAGCCCTGCACGACGAGCTGCGCCAGACCCTAAGCCTGGGTCGCCCCGCTGCCGTGGCCAACGTGGAGGACCAGATGGCCCAGCTGCCCCGCTACCGCCAAGCCCTCAACGACTACGCTTTGGCTGTGAATGCGCCCATCGGCCGCAGCCGCCGCACCGCCCAGCAGGTTGCCGGTGAACTATTGCGCCTGGCCGACGAGCGCGGCCCAACGGAGCTGCCGCGTATTGCGTTTTCTGACCTAACCAACTGGACTGATGCCGCCGCTGCCCACACCGAGGCCCTGGCCGCCCGCCTGCAGGCAACGTTGCAGAAACTAGGCTCGCCCAAAGAGTTGCTGTTTTGGGGCAGTGAGCTAACGGTGCTGCTGCCCGCCGAGCAAGCGGCGCTAGCTGCCCGGCTCGACGCAGCGCAGGCCGCTGTGGCCAGCTTGCAGGCCGCGGCTCAAGCTCTGGCAGAACAACTCGGGTTGCCTGTTCCCGAGGAGCGTACGGCGGCTGAGCAGCTTTTACCGGCTGCCCGCCACGCCCAGCTGGCGCCACCTCTGCCTGGAGCGGCCGTAGCAGATGTAGCCTGGCTCCAGCAAGCCAGCCATATTCAAGAAGGTTTAGCGGCCGGACTAGCCTACAAAGCCCTCCGCCAGCAACACGAGGCTACCTTATTGCCCGAAGCCTGGGACCAGCAGCTGCTCATGGAGCGCGCGGCCCTGCTTGCCGCCGGCGACAAGTGGTGGAACTTCCTCAGCGGTGAATACCGGCGGGCCCGCAAGCGCCTTCAGAGCTTCTGGCGTGGCCCGTTACCCAAAGAGTCAAGCGGAATAATCACGGTCATCGATGCTATTCATGAAGCTGCCCGCTACGCTAAAGCCATAACAGAAATAAGTGGCCTAGGTCAGCAGCTCTTTGGGGTGAGCTGGCAGGGAGAACGTTCCGACTGGCCTACGCTGCTCAAAACGCAGGCGTATTTAACTCTCACGCATCAGCGGATTGCTCGCGGTGAGTTGCCGGGCGCTTTACTGGCCTATCTGCAAGGCGAAACTAACCCTGGTGAGATAGTAGAGCCACTGGCAGCTCTAGAAACTGCCCTAGTACTGCACAGAACAACTGTGCAGGCTGTAGCCGATGCGCTGCAGCTTAATGAAATGCGCCGCTTTGGGCCGGCGGGTCGGTTGCAGTTTCAGCCGTTTGAAACTCAGCAGCGCATTTTAGCCGCCTGGGCTGCCGACGTACCCGCCTTGCGCCTGACTACCGAGTGGAACAACGTAGCCGCAGCCGTGCAAACTGAGCAGCTGCCGGAGCTTCTGCTGCTGGCCGAAAGCTGGCCCCATGCCCCACGGTTACTGGCTGCAGCCGTGCGCCAAACCTGGCTTGAGCACCTGCAGCGCCAAGCCTACAAGCAGCACCCCGCCCTCCGGCAATTTGAGCGGGCCAGCCACGAGGAAACCGCCGCCCGCTTCCGTCAGGCCGATCAGGACTCGCTCTACCACAACCGCATTCGGGCCCTGCGCCAGCATTATGAAGGTTTGCCGCACCCGCAGGCGGGTGGGCAAATGCTCTTGCTACGCAATGAATTTGCTAAAAAGACTCGCCATTTGCCCCTGCGCAAGCTTATGCAGCAAGCCGGGCGAGCCGTGCAGGCTATTAAGCCGGTGTTCATGATGTCACCGCTGTCGGTAGCCAATTATCTGCCCCCGGGAGCAGTGGAGTTTGATTTGGTGGTGTTCGACGAAGCTTCGCAGGTGAAGCCCGTAGACGCGCTGGGGGCTATTGCGCGGGGTAAGCAGTTGGTAGTAGTCGGCGACTCTAAACAGCTGCCGCCCACATCCTTTTTCGACTCACTGACTGGTAGCGGGGAAGAAGCCGACGAGGAAAATGTGACGGCTGACATCCAGAGTATTCTGGAGCTGTGCAAAGCCCGCCAGATGCCCGAGCGGATGTTGCGCTGGCACTACCGGAGCCTACACCAGTCGCTGATTGCGGCCTCCAACCACCTGTCTTACGAAGACAAACTGGTAATTTTTCCTAGTCCGGGCGGGCAAGGACAGCTGGGGTTGGTGTATCATCACTTGCCCACTACGCACTATGAGCGGGGTACCACGCGCACAAACCCGCTGGAGGCGCAGGCCGTGGCAGAAGCCGTGTTGCACCACGCCCGCACTACGCCGCGCCTCACGTTGGGTGTAGTAGCCTTCAGTACGGCGCAGCGCCAGGCCATTCAGGACGCCCTGGAAAAGCTGCGCCGCCAGCACCCCGAAACCGAGGCCTTTTTTAACCGCCACCCCCACGAGCCCTTCTTCATCAAGAACCTGGAAAACGTGCAGGGTGATGAGCGCGACGTTATCCTGATTAGCGTAGGCTACGGGCGTACCAAAGAGGGCTACCTGACCATGAGCTTCGGGCCTTTGAATGGGGAAGGGGGTGAACGGCGGCTGAACGTGCTTATCACCAGGGCCAAGCAGCGCTGCGAGGTATTCACCAACCTCACCGCCGATGATCTGGACCTTACGCGTACCCGCGCTAAGGGCGTGGCCGCGCTCAAGACCTTCCTGAACTTCGCTCAGCACGGGCGCCTGAACCAGAACGAAGAAACCGGCCGCGAAATGGAGTCGCCGTTTGAGGAAGCGGTGTACCGGGCCCTCACCGCCCATGGCTATACCGTGCGCCCCCAAATCGGCAGCCAGGGCTTTTACATTGATTTAGCGGTAGTAGACCCCGATCAGCCCGGCCGCTACGTGCTGGGTATTGAGTGCGACGGGGCCATGTACCACTCGGCCCGCTCGGCCCGCGACCGGGACCGGCTGCGCCAGCAGGTGCTGGAGGCCGTGGGCTGGCGCCTGCACCGCATCTGGAGCACCGACTGGTTTCGGGATCCACAGCGCGAAACGGAACGCGTGGTGCAGGCCATCGAAGAAGCCCGCCGCCGCGCCGCCCAGGATGACTCCGACGAGCCAGAAGAAACCGAAGCAGCACTGGAAGCCACCGGTGCCAGTATTGAGCGCGAAGAGCTTTCCGCCACCCAAACCATGGCCGAGCCCTACCAAGTGGCGCAGCTACCGGCCGCCGTAGGCCACCGCGAGCTGCACCAGCACAGCCTAGGCCAGTTAGCCAACTGGCTCACCCAGATAGTTCGGATAGAAAGCCCGATTCATCTCGACGAAGCCACCCGCCGCTTGGCCCAAGCCAGCGGTGCCACCCAAGTTGGAGCCCGCATGCGTAAAGCCGGCCGCGATGCGGCGCTGCTGGCTACTAACCTGCGCCACCTGCGCCAGCAGGGCGACTTCCTCTGGGACATCAGCATGCAGCAACCGCCCCTGCGCGACCGAAGCAACCTGCCCGCCATTTCGCGCAAGCTACCCTTTGTAGCCCCCGAGGAGCTGGCTCGCGCCCTGCGCACCGTAGTAGAGCAAAGCTTCGCCCTACCCCGCGAGGCGGTGTTTCTGCCCACCGTCCGCCTGCTGGGCTTCAGCCGCCTCTCCGACGATATGCGCCAACAGCTAGAACCTGCCCTTACTGGCCTATTGGAACGAGGTGAGATTGAAGAAGTAAACGGCATTCTGCGCCCGATCTAA
- a CDS encoding carboxypeptidase-like regulatory domain-containing protein, which translates to MPTRSTLSIPKPCHENWQTMTPAAQGRHCAACDKVVVDFTRMTDAEIVAFLGQSAGKSCGRFRADQLNRTLGIVAPASDTMWRGRWMALVALIGLGAAAAPIAVAQQAPPVRIQRSITLGMVAQPAFSTPTLSLPPLMVRGRILDHSSATALPGVTVLLKGTTVGTSTNSDGTFELLLPAGQLGPILLSIHSVGFVTKEVIANPEEPLHLSLDADVKGEFESWYSPRSLWYRLTRPFRQL; encoded by the coding sequence ATGCCTACTCGCTCTACCCTCTCTATTCCGAAGCCCTGCCACGAGAACTGGCAGACGATGACGCCCGCCGCCCAGGGCCGCCACTGCGCTGCCTGTGATAAAGTAGTAGTTGATTTTACCCGCATGACAGATGCCGAGATTGTAGCCTTTCTAGGGCAGTCGGCGGGTAAAAGTTGCGGACGTTTTCGGGCTGATCAATTGAACCGGACGTTGGGGATAGTAGCACCGGCGTCAGATACAATGTGGCGTGGGCGCTGGATGGCGCTGGTAGCGTTGATAGGCCTAGGCGCAGCCGCAGCACCCATAGCAGTTGCTCAACAGGCACCCCCCGTCCGGATACAACGAAGTATTACCTTAGGCATGGTGGCTCAGCCGGCTTTCTCAACCCCGACTCTGTCACTTCCGCCACTTATGGTGCGCGGCCGTATCCTTGACCACTCCTCGGCCACCGCGCTACCCGGCGTAACGGTGCTGCTCAAAGGTACAACCGTGGGTACCTCCACGAATAGTGATGGAACGTTTGAGCTACTTCTGCCTGCCGGGCAATTGGGCCCCATTCTGCTTTCTATTCACAGTGTTGGCTTTGTCACCAAGGAAGTAATAGCCAATCCTGAAGAACCACTCCATCTTTCTTTGGACGCAGATGTCAAGGGAGAGTTTGAAAGTTGGTACTCGCCCCGCAGCCTTTGGTACCGCCTCACCCGGCCCTTTCGGCAGCTCTAA
- a CDS encoding DMT family transporter produces MPTAPAPAVTSAPGSPTVAPPPPHRTPASAWVLLIVLATIWGTSFILMKKGLVVFSALELGATRVSVAALLLLPFALKHIGKVERSRFKWLVLSGVVGTLIPAFLFAYAETRMASGLAGVLNALTAVFTLVVGAAFFGQKLTGLRVFGIGLGLAGTVVLMLLGGSGGDATPSGESNAWYGLYIVLATLGYGFSVNIIKHHFNGIPSVAITGLLLLFIGGPALAYLLLGTQFLHKLATVPGAWTAFGYIALLATMSTAVAMVLFNKLIQSSTALFAASNTYLVPIMALGWGLLDGEQFNLWHLLGMLIILVSVAIIHRAK; encoded by the coding sequence ATGCCTACCGCCCCGGCCCCGGCCGTAACGTCCGCTCCTGGCTCCCCGACCGTGGCCCCACCGCCGCCCCACCGCACGCCGGCCTCAGCCTGGGTGCTGCTGATTGTTTTGGCTACTATTTGGGGCACTTCGTTTATTTTGATGAAGAAGGGGTTGGTAGTCTTTTCAGCCCTGGAGCTAGGGGCCACGCGGGTGAGCGTAGCGGCACTACTGCTGCTGCCATTTGCCCTAAAGCATATTGGCAAAGTAGAGCGCAGCCGGTTTAAGTGGCTGGTGCTGAGCGGCGTGGTGGGCACGCTCATTCCGGCCTTCCTGTTTGCTTACGCGGAAACCCGAATGGCTTCTGGCCTAGCGGGAGTACTAAATGCGCTTACGGCAGTTTTTACCCTGGTGGTAGGCGCGGCCTTCTTTGGGCAGAAGCTGACTGGCCTACGAGTGTTTGGCATAGGCCTAGGCCTGGCCGGTACCGTAGTGCTCATGCTGCTGGGTGGCAGCGGCGGGGATGCTACGCCAAGTGGCGAAAGTAATGCTTGGTATGGACTATACATTGTACTGGCCACGTTGGGCTACGGCTTCAGCGTCAACATTATCAAGCACCACTTCAATGGTATTCCTTCGGTAGCAATTACCGGGCTCTTGCTGCTGTTCATTGGCGGGCCGGCCTTGGCATACCTGCTGCTGGGCACCCAGTTCCTGCATAAGCTGGCTACCGTGCCCGGCGCCTGGACGGCCTTCGGCTATATCGCGCTGCTAGCTACCATGAGCACGGCCGTAGCCATGGTGCTGTTCAACAAGCTCATCCAAAGCTCCACGGCGCTATTTGCAGCTTCCAATACCTATTTAGTGCCCATTATGGCCCTCGGATGGGGTTTGCTTGATGGCGAGCAGTTCAACCTCTGGCACCTGCTGGGTATGCTCATTATCCTGGTCAGCGTAGCCATCATCCACCGGGCGAAGTAA
- a CDS encoding amino acid permease, giving the protein MSTPLPPSRLSGLFRRKSLDDILHNPPADAEGHSHGGLERHLTVRDLTSLGIAAVIGAGIFSTIGNASHDGGPAVSLLFVFTAIACAFSALCYAQFAATIPVSGSAYTYAYASFGELAAWIIGWALIMEYAVGNIVVAISWSDYFTGLLQGIGVNVPIWLTMGMQSAHKHYNEVLELMQSGKPLADASAAQLEGYRAWSAAPELPGGLRLVLDLPAGLITLAITALVYVGIKESKNASNLLVALKLVVVAVVILVGAFYVQPENWSPFAPNGIGGVLKGVSAVFFAYIGFDAISTTAEECKNPQRDLPRAMIYALIICTILYVIITLVLTGMVNYKELAVGDPLAYVFNKVGVKWLGGVVAVSAVLAMASVLLVFQIGQPRIWMTMSRDGLLPPVFSRVHPKFHTPSFSTIVTGFFVGVPAMLLNMDLVIDLTSIGTLFAFALVCGGILIIDPLGQSNARFKVPYINGQFLVPLVLIVGAVLLFLYNQAGIQEFQQALSSGYEEGRHYIPMLVFFGFCFLLAWLSFRKRLSLLPVLGLLTNLYLMTQLGINNWLLFFGWLIIGLALYFNYGFKNSKLGLRLAPNGARLS; this is encoded by the coding sequence TTGTCTACACCTCTTCCGCCCTCGCGCCTCAGCGGCCTGTTTCGCCGCAAAAGCCTCGACGATATTCTGCACAACCCACCCGCCGACGCCGAAGGCCACAGCCATGGTGGCCTAGAGCGTCACCTCACCGTCCGCGACCTGACTTCGCTGGGCATTGCGGCCGTAATTGGGGCCGGTATCTTCAGCACCATTGGCAACGCCTCACACGACGGTGGGCCGGCCGTGTCGCTGCTGTTTGTATTTACGGCTATTGCCTGCGCCTTCTCGGCCCTGTGCTACGCGCAGTTTGCGGCTACCATCCCAGTAAGCGGCTCGGCCTATACCTATGCCTATGCCTCCTTCGGGGAGCTGGCCGCCTGGATTATCGGCTGGGCCCTGATTATGGAGTATGCGGTGGGCAACATTGTGGTAGCCATATCCTGGTCAGATTACTTTACCGGCTTACTACAAGGTATAGGAGTTAACGTACCCATCTGGCTAACCATGGGGATGCAAAGTGCTCATAAACACTACAATGAAGTGCTGGAGCTGATGCAGTCGGGTAAGCCGCTGGCCGACGCCTCGGCGGCGCAGCTGGAAGGCTACCGGGCCTGGAGCGCGGCTCCGGAGCTGCCGGGTGGCCTACGCCTCGTCCTCGACCTGCCCGCTGGCCTCATTACCCTGGCCATTACGGCGCTGGTGTACGTGGGCATCAAGGAATCTAAAAATGCCTCTAACCTGCTGGTTGCCCTGAAGTTAGTGGTGGTGGCCGTGGTAATTTTGGTAGGTGCCTTCTACGTGCAGCCCGAAAACTGGAGCCCTTTCGCCCCAAACGGCATTGGCGGGGTACTCAAAGGAGTATCGGCAGTGTTCTTCGCGTACATCGGTTTCGATGCTATTTCGACCACGGCGGAAGAGTGTAAAAATCCCCAGCGTGACCTGCCCCGGGCTATGATTTACGCCCTCATCATCTGCACCATTCTCTACGTGATTATCACGCTGGTACTCACGGGCATGGTGAACTACAAGGAGCTGGCCGTCGGCGACCCCCTGGCCTACGTATTCAATAAAGTAGGGGTGAAGTGGCTGGGCGGCGTGGTAGCCGTGTCGGCGGTGCTGGCCATGGCCTCGGTGCTGCTGGTGTTCCAGATTGGGCAGCCCCGCATCTGGATGACCATGTCGCGCGACGGATTGCTGCCCCCCGTATTCTCGCGGGTGCACCCCAAGTTTCACACACCCTCGTTCAGCACCATCGTCACGGGCTTCTTTGTAGGCGTGCCGGCCATGCTGCTGAATATGGACCTGGTAATCGACCTGACGAGTATCGGTACTCTGTTTGCGTTTGCGCTGGTGTGCGGCGGTATTCTGATTATTGACCCGCTAGGCCAGTCGAATGCCCGGTTTAAGGTGCCCTACATCAATGGGCAGTTTCTGGTGCCACTGGTGCTGATAGTGGGTGCCGTGCTGCTGTTCCTCTATAATCAGGCGGGTATTCAGGAATTTCAGCAGGCGCTAAGCAGCGGCTACGAGGAAGGCCGCCACTACATCCCGATGCTGGTGTTCTTTGGGTTTTGCTTTTTGCTGGCGTGGCTGTCGTTCCGCAAGCGTCTTTCGCTGCTGCCGGTGCTGGGCTTGCTCACCAACCTCTACCTCATGACCCAGCTCGGCATCAACAACTGGCTGTTGTTCTTTGGCTGGCTGATTATCGGGCTGGCGCTGTACTTCAACTACGGCTTCAAAAACAGCAAGCTGGGGTTACGACTAGCGCCAAACGGCGCCCGTCTAAGCTAG
- a CDS encoding transposase: MLPPGETMLLTLRLAGSVPQKAARELHAQHIAAKQAAASAEAHRRAEKQFFAGFDALLDARTVGPDYLTKEKLAEMVAGELLMLEEQGLRVPCFVVLPNHLHAVLHLPLGQSVSLYKTVELLHQRTAAQARRLLRGQLPPEADFWQTGFHELPVLDAVELDRIRQYLLGHPQRLALPERFHDWPYVFIGDEVQE, encoded by the coding sequence GTGCTTCCTCCCGGCGAAACCATGCTACTCACGCTCCGCCTGGCCGGCTCCGTGCCGCAAAAAGCCGCTCGCGAACTGCACGCCCAGCACATAGCTGCCAAACAAGCCGCTGCTTCTGCGGAAGCGCACCGCCGTGCCGAGAAGCAGTTCTTCGCCGGGTTCGATGCTCTGCTAGACGCCCGCACCGTAGGACCAGACTATCTAACAAAGGAAAAGTTGGCCGAAATGGTAGCCGGGGAATTGCTGATGCTGGAGGAGCAGGGGCTGCGGGTGCCATGCTTCGTGGTGCTTCCTAATCACTTGCACGCGGTGCTACACCTGCCGCTAGGCCAGTCGGTGTCATTGTACAAAACGGTAGAGCTGCTCCACCAGCGCACTGCTGCCCAGGCCCGGCGCCTGTTACGCGGCCAGCTCCCACCCGAAGCTGATTTCTGGCAAACCGGCTTCCATGAGCTACCCGTGCTGGATGCCGTCGAACTTGACCGCATCCGGCAGTATCTACTAGGCCACCCCCAGCGCCTAGCTCTACCCGAGCGGTTTCACGACTGGCCGTATGTATTTATTGGTGACGAGGTACAGGAGTGA
- the dusB gene encoding tRNA dihydrouridine synthase DusB: MVHIRNIALPDFPLLLAPMEDVSDPPFRAVCKEGGADLMYTEFISSEGLIRAAAKSRQKLDVFDYERPIGIQLFGSDVETMGECARISTEAGPDLIDINYGCPVKQVACRGAGAALLRDIPKMVEMTSAVVKATHLPVTVKTRLGWDDSTKNVEDVAERLQDVGIEALTVHGRTRVQMYKGEADWDLIGRIKNNPRIKIPIFGNGDIDSPQKAVEYKNRYGVDGVMIGRAAIGYPWIFREVKHFNATGELLAPPTVEERVQACRMHFEKSLEWKGPRAGVFEMRRHYAQYFRGLEGARQWRTRLVDTNDPAEIHAIMDEIIAAEPVLVG, translated from the coding sequence GTGGTACACATCCGCAACATTGCCTTGCCCGATTTCCCTTTGCTACTAGCGCCCATGGAGGACGTTTCGGACCCGCCATTCCGGGCCGTGTGCAAGGAAGGGGGTGCTGATTTGATGTACACCGAGTTTATTTCTTCGGAAGGCCTGATTCGGGCGGCCGCTAAAAGCCGGCAGAAACTGGATGTGTTCGACTACGAGCGTCCCATCGGGATTCAGCTGTTTGGCTCCGATGTAGAGACGATGGGCGAGTGTGCCCGCATCAGCACCGAAGCCGGCCCCGACCTTATCGACATCAACTACGGCTGCCCCGTGAAGCAGGTGGCCTGCCGCGGCGCCGGCGCTGCGCTGCTCCGCGACATCCCCAAGATGGTGGAGATGACCTCGGCGGTAGTGAAGGCCACCCACCTACCCGTGACGGTAAAAACCCGCCTGGGCTGGGACGACTCCACTAAAAACGTGGAGGACGTAGCGGAGCGCCTGCAGGATGTTGGTATTGAGGCCCTGACGGTGCACGGCCGCACCCGCGTACAGATGTACAAAGGCGAAGCCGACTGGGACCTGATTGGTCGCATCAAGAACAACCCGCGCATCAAAATCCCCATCTTCGGCAACGGCGACATTGACTCACCCCAGAAAGCGGTGGAGTATAAAAACCGCTACGGCGTTGATGGCGTGATGATTGGCCGCGCGGCCATTGGCTACCCCTGGATTTTCCGGGAGGTGAAGCACTTCAACGCCACTGGCGAGCTGCTCGCGCCGCCCACCGTGGAAGAGCGCGTACAGGCTTGCCGCATGCACTTTGAGAAGAGCCTGGAGTGGAAGGGCCCGCGGGCCGGCGTGTTTGAGATGCGCCGCCACTACGCCCAGTACTTCCGGGGCCTGGAAGGAGCCCGCCAGTGGCGCACCCGCCTCGTTGACACCAACGACCCCGCGGAAATCCACGCCATCATGGACGAAATTATTGCCGCCGAGCCGGTGCTGGTGGGGTAA
- a CDS encoding CPBP family intramembrane glutamic endopeptidase, translating into MKGFVSSRLHPAVNLVLLVVVAFVMFCLSSLLIAICSNLFFHVGLQEMGNVQQAPQSYPNGWGIMMLSQGLLLLGGVGGAAAVLAALTGHKLADYFAPRRPVPVWWALVAMALIIISLPFMSGLIDWNTHAHFPAFLHDWEVKAKAMEDKAQVITRFLTRFTSLTRFLVAVLVVAVVPAVSEELFFRGVVQRNLVQWFNSRHVGIWLAAAIFSAIHFQFFGFVPRFVLGLVLGYLYEWSGNILVPMAAHFTQNAFQLVLLYVQQRQWSATAFDPDSTDALPWPWMLLSLIVCVGLLWLLRHNMQAPRADGLPSHMHTLSSGGVAVATPEAPAKARTLSHDGIDITRENN; encoded by the coding sequence ATGAAAGGTTTCGTTTCCAGCCGGTTGCACCCCGCCGTTAACCTTGTGTTGCTGGTAGTGGTAGCGTTTGTGATGTTTTGCCTCTCTAGTTTGCTGATTGCGATATGCAGCAATTTGTTCTTTCACGTGGGGTTGCAGGAGATGGGCAACGTGCAGCAGGCTCCGCAGTCATACCCCAATGGGTGGGGCATCATGATGCTCAGCCAAGGGCTGCTGTTGCTGGGTGGGGTAGGAGGAGCCGCCGCCGTACTGGCCGCCCTAACTGGGCACAAGCTCGCCGACTATTTTGCTCCTCGTAGGCCAGTTCCCGTGTGGTGGGCGCTGGTGGCCATGGCGCTTATTATCATTAGCCTGCCATTTATGTCGGGGCTGATAGACTGGAATACGCACGCTCACTTCCCCGCCTTCCTGCACGACTGGGAAGTGAAGGCCAAAGCCATGGAGGACAAAGCGCAGGTTATCACACGCTTTCTTACTCGGTTCACCTCGCTTACCCGCTTTCTGGTGGCAGTGCTGGTAGTAGCGGTAGTACCGGCGGTTAGTGAGGAGTTGTTTTTTCGCGGCGTTGTGCAGCGTAACCTGGTGCAGTGGTTCAACTCGCGTCACGTGGGTATCTGGCTGGCCGCCGCTATTTTTAGCGCCATTCACTTTCAGTTCTTTGGGTTTGTGCCCCGGTTTGTGCTGGGTCTGGTGCTGGGCTATTTATACGAGTGGAGCGGCAACATTCTGGTGCCCATGGCGGCGCACTTCACCCAAAATGCCTTTCAACTGGTGCTGCTGTATGTGCAACAGCGCCAATGGTCAGCCACCGCCTTCGACCCCGACTCAACTGATGCGCTGCCCTGGCCCTGGATGCTGCTTTCGTTGATAGTGTGCGTAGGCCTGTTGTGGCTGCTACGCCACAACATGCAGGCCCCGCGGGCCGATGGGTTACCCTCCCATATGCACACGCTCAGCAGTGGTGGCGTGGCCGTAGCCACTCCCGAGGCTCCCGCCAAGGCGCGCACTCTCAGCCACGATGGCATAGATATCACCCGAGAAAATAACTAA